TGGAAACAATAGCGCTCTTGTTTTGGTTGATGGTATTGAACGTGATTTTAAACGTATCGATCCCAATGAGATTGAAAGTGTAACCATTTTGAAAGATGCGGCATCGGCTGCTATTTACGGTGCACGTGCTGCTAATGGTGTAATTCTTATTACCACAAAACGTGGTGGAAATATGGAGCCGAGCGTAACTTATACGGGTACATTTGGTGTTCAGTCGCCGACTTTTAAGCCTGAAATGATGGACGCTGGGCAGTTTGCACGATACTTTAGTGAAGCGTCAGCAAACCAGGGAGATTTGCCACCATTCACGAATGAGCAAATACAGCAGTATGAAAATGGAACTTTACCTCATACCGATTGGTGGGGAGAAGTTATGGATGACACAGCACCTATCCAGCAACACAATATTTCTATTAATGGGGGCACAAAAAAGACCAAATTCTTTGTTTCTCTTGGTTACCTCGATCAAGGTGGTTTGTATGATCTGGCATGGTTGAAAAAATACAGTGTTCGCTCAAATATTGACACTGAAATTACAAAAGACTTAAAATTGAGTTTAGATATAGCCGCACGACAAGAAAAGGATAGTGAATCACCAGATGAAGCCTGGAATCTTTTATTAAACTCTCAGCCAACGGTTAGACCCTATGTGCCCGATCATATTGAGCCCGGAGGTTTACATTACAACGGTACCAACGTGAGTCCAATTGGTAGAGCCTTGCATTCAGGATACGAAGAAGATAAACGTTCGATTTTTCAAAGCACACTATCTGCTCAATACAGTTTCCCATTTATTAAGGGCTTGAATGCAAAATTCTCCTTCTCATACGATCAAACTGATTCGAAAAATAAAGAATGGAAACTACCCTATACGTTCTATGTTTACGATGAAGCAAACGATATCGCTGATGAGTTTCAGAGTTTAAGTAAAATATCCTTAAGCCAAAGGTCGGCTGAGTGGAACCAAAAGACTTTGCAAGCTTCATTAAATTACGACCGTACATTTGGTGAGCACAATGTAAGTGGGGTTTTCGTGTATGAACAAGCTGAGATTTCTAGCGACAATATTTGGGCGTATCGCGAGCAGTTTTTGTCAGATGCCATAGACCAGCTTTTCGCAGGTAGCAACATTAACAAGGACAATAACGGATCGGCATATGAAACGGCACGTAAAGGGTACGTGGGAAGAGTAGGTTATAACTACAAAGGAAAATACTATGCGCAGGTTAATGCCAGGTACGATGGTTCGTATAACTTCCCTGATGAAGGGCGTTGGGGCTTATTCCCTGCTTTCTCTTTTGGTTGGAGAATGTCGGATGAAAGCTTTATGGAAAATGTAGAATGGTTAGATAACTTAAAATTCAGAGCTTCGTGGGGACAATACGGAAACGACCGTATTTCGGCTTATCAATATTTGTCAGGTTTTGCTTTCAACAACGGAAAAGGAATGATTTTAGGCGATGGCAATCTTAGTCAGGCCATTCGTGAAACTAGTTTGGCGAATCCCGATATTACCTGGGAAACAGCAACTAGCTCGAACATTGGTTTCGAATATGCAATCCTGAACGGTAAAATTTCAGGAGAATTCGACTACTTTAATAAAAGAACTGAAGACATTTTGATGTACAGAAATGCATCTGTACCACAAACATTTGGTGCGAGCTTACCGCGCGAAAACCTGGGTATTGTGGAAAACAATGGATTCGAAGCCATATTACGTTATAACGAGCAAATTGGTGAGTTCCGTTTTAACATTGAAGGTAACGTAACATTTGCGAAAAGTGAAGTAATTGAAATTGACGAACCGGTTGATGTACCTGATAGGTTGAAAAGAACCGGTTTACCATTCGACCAATTTTTCGGTTTAGAAGCAATGGGCTTATTTACGTCACAGTCCGAAATTGACAGTTGGGCCATTCAGGACAACAATGATAATTCGTCGATCCAAACCGGAGATATTAAATATGTTGACTACTCGGGACCTGATGGCGAGCCTGATGGGGTAATTGATGGTTACGATATTCACCAAATAGGTAGAAGTCAAATTCCTGAGTTGGTTTACGGTTTTAACCTTTCAGCTAATTTTAGAAACTGGGATTTAACTGCCAATTTCCAAGGCGCATCACGCTACGACCAATACACCTTTATTGATGGCTTTGGCTTAAAATCAAACTCAATGGCTGTTTTAACCGATGCTTATCATGAAAATAATCCTGATGGAAAATACCCTCGTCAGTATGTTGGACAAAAGCCTAACAACAAAGAATTCTCGTCATTCTGGTTAAACAAGGGAAATTACCTGAAATTAAGAAACGTAGAATTGGCGTATACACTGGTAGACATTAATTTCTTGAACTCAGTAGGAATCGATCATGTTAGACTTTCTGTATCGGGTAATAATGTTTTAACCCTTGCCAAGTATAAAGTTTTCGACCCCGAAAGACCTTACAAGTCAGGCAATCCACTATACTATCCACAAATGAAAACATGGAACTTTGGAGTTAACGTTAAATTCTAATTTTAAACGAAATGAAAATGAAAAATATAAATAGACTGTTAGTTATTTTTGTTTTTGCTGCACTGTTTGTTTCGTGCAACGAAGATTATCTCGACAGACCGCCACTTGATAAAATCTCGAGTGAAGCTGTTGCTCAAAGTGAAGGATATGCTGAGGCATATTTGTGGGAAATTTACGCATTCATGCCCAATGGTTTTTGCCGTACCAGCGGCCATAATATGGGTGGATACGGAGGAACTTCAATGATTGATCAAAGTACCGGAATCGCTGTTTCTAAATCGGGTTGGATTGAAACACAGAACGTTATTACACCCGGGAAAATGAGTCCAACTAATAATCCTTATAACAATTGGAAACAGTTGTACCAAAGTATTTATAAAGCCAATAATCTAATTGAAATTTTAGATGCCGGGGTAGAATTTGATGCAGATGTGGCAGCAAGAATAAAAGCAGAGGCTCGATTTGTAAGAGCTTTTCAATATTTCGATTTAGCCAGAAGATGGGGTGACGTACCTCTTATTACCGAAACGCAGAGTGCCGAAAACATTGAGGATGTTTTGGTAGCCAGAACACCGGTAGCTGATGTTTATGCATTTATTGACACTGAATACGCAGCAATTGCAGAAATACTTCCTTCTGCTAAAGATTTGCCGGATTCGGAATTAGGAAGAGCTACGAAAGAAGCTTGTTGGGCTTTTAATGGAAGAGCACAGTTGTTTGCCAAAAATTATGCGCGCGCTGCCGAAATGAGTAAAAAAGTTATGCAGTCGGGAGCTTATCAATTAGCTGATGATTATGAAGCGCTTTTCTCCGATCACGGAGGTAACAAAGAAGTAATTTGGGAACTTCTGTTTAACGGAGCTGAAAAAGGAAATGGAATTGACATGGTTGGTTTACCATTTACTTATCGTGCCGACTGGGGTGCGCAAATAAACCCAACACAGGAGTTTATTGATGAGTATGAAATGAAGGATGGTTCTAAATTCGATTGGGATAATCCTGAACATGCTGCTGCTCCATACGAAAATCGCGATAGTCGCTTTAGTGCTACAATTTTACATCATGGTTCTCCTTTCAAAGGTAGAGATTTGGATGTTTTGTGTAAATGGGATGCTGATTTAGGTAAGTATGTTGGTGTAGGAGGCGATGCTCCTTTACGAACAGGTTTGCATACCATTTCGGGTTACTATGTGCGTAAGTTTATGGATCCAACTGCTCCTTTCGGAATCAATTTCGGAGAAGGAAAACAAAGTTGGAAAGAGATGCGTTTGGCCGAAGTTTTATTAAACTATGCCGAAGCTCAAAATGAAATTGCAGGTCCTGATGCTTCTGTTTATGACGCAATAAATCAAGTTCGTGTGCGTGCCGGGCAACCTGAGCTACCAAGTGGTTTAAGCAAAGAAGAAATGGTTGAGAAAATACGTCATGAAAAACTGATTGAATTGGCATTGGAAGGTCATCGTTTTTGGGACATAAGAAGATGGGGCATTGCCAAAGACTTGTTACACGAGAAATACTGGACAGGTATGATGGTTTATGAAAATGAGGATGGCACCTTTGGCTACCATAAATACCCAATGGATTTTCGTCCTAAACAGATTTTCTTAGACAAACATTATTTATTCCCTATTCCACAAGGGGAAATGGAAAAAAATCCTAACCTGGCTCAGAATCCAGGCTATTAAACCAACTTTAGTTTGATAAACAACATAGTTTGATAGTTTAGTTAGATAGTTAGTTAATGGAGAGAACTCAGGACTTTTTATTCAGGTCCGGGGTTTCTCTCCTATTTCTAACTAAATTGCATCTGTTTAAAGGATATGTATTGTGTTTTGAGAAATATGTGACAACAAAAAGTTGTTTGCTGACCTAATCTGGTGGGAATTAATCTTTGAAAACAATAGTACATGTCGAATAATAAAAGCTACACACTTATGACTAAACCAACAAAAAAGAAAAGAATGAAGCATGTTGTTCCAAACCGTAAAATTATCACTCTCATTTTTGTAACAATTATAGTGTTAACTGCCTTTCTATCGTCATGCACTCAATCTGAAAAGAATTGTAATCCAGCACCTAATATCCTTTTTTGTATAGCCGACGATGCCTCGTGGCAACATTTCGGCGCTTATGGCTGCGATTGGGTAAAAACACCGGGTTTCGATCGGGTAGCAGAATCGGGGCTTCTGTTTCAAAATGCCTATACTCCAAATGCTAAATGTGCACCATCACGTTCGTGTATTATTACCGGCCTGAACAGCTGGCAGTTAAAAGCGGCCGCTAACCATGTTCCTTTTTTTCCACAAGAATTCCATTCCTACGTTGAAATACTAAGCGAAAATGGGTTTCTTGTGGGAACAACTGGCAAAGGTTGGGCTCCCGGGAAAGCACTGGATAAGGAAGGTAAAAATAGAGAGTTGACTGGAAAATTCTACAACTATATAAAGTTAACTCCTCCAACCAAATTAATCAGCGACATTGATTACACTGCAAACTTTAAAAGCTTCCTGAAAGAGAGAAAAGATAAACAACCCTTCTGTTTTTGGTATGGCGGAATAGAGCCACATAGGTTTTATGAATATGGCTCAGGTGCTAAAATCGGTGGAAAAGATATAAAAGAAATAGATGAAGTTCCAGCTTTTTGGCCCGACGTCGATACCGTAAGAAACGACTTGCTTGATTATGCTTTCGAAATTGAACACTTCGATGCTCATCTTACAAAGATGCTTCATCATCTCAACGATATTGGTGAACTGGAAAATACCATTGTAATTGTAACTGCCGATAACGGAATGCCTTTCCCACGTGTAAAAGGACAAGTGTATGAATACTCCAATCATTTACCCTTGGCAATTATGTGGCCCAAAGGCATAAAAAATCCGGGAAGAAAAATTCGAGACCATGTAAATTTTATCGACTTTGCACCAACCTTTCTTGAAATAGCGGGTATCAATTTCTCGAAATCGAAAATGCAAAAAATGGAGGGAAGAAGTTTAACAGAAATATTTAATTCTGAAAAAGAAGGACAGGTGATTCCCGAACGCGATTTTGTTTTGGTGGGTAAAGAACGCCATGACCTTGGCAGACCCGGAGATACCGGTTACCCTGTTCGGGGGATTTTCAAAAATAATATGCTTTATCTTCATAACTACCATATTGACCGCTGGCCTGCAGGAAATCCTGAAACCGGCTATTTGAATTGCGACGGAGGCGCGACCAAGTCCTATATTCTAAACCAACGTCGTCATTCAGCTGAAATGAAATATTGGGAATTAAATTTTGGGAAACGAACCAGTGAAGAGTTGTACGATATAAAAGCTGATCCCTATTGTATGAATAACCTCATTGATAATCCTGATTATGCATCGCAAGCAGCCACATTAAAAAACGAAATGAAAGAAAAGCTCACACAACAAAACGATCCACGCATTCTAGGTAATGGTAAAGTTTTTATGAGCTATCCTTATGCGGAAGATAACAGGGGGATGTACGAGAAACTAATGGCTGGCGAAGAGGTAAATACCGGCTGGGTTTACGATAGCGATTTTGAACTGGATTTTGTAGAAAACAATAAAAAATAAAATGAATACATCGATGAAAGCATTGAGTTTAATAGTGTTGGCGTTGGTTTTGTTTGGTTTCAATACGGTTGCAAAAGATAAAAAACCTATACAAAAACTCTGGTGGGCTGGTATCACTTCTCAAGGGCAGCTAATGCCAATAACCAAAACATACCAAGCAAACTTTATTGGCGACACATACGGAAACCAGGTTCAACCTTTGTTGTTGTCGAACCATGGAGAATTAGTTTGGAGTGAAAAACCTTTTTCTTTTAAAATTGAAAATGGTGAAGTGAAAATCCAGGAGGCAAAAGGAGAAATAATAAAAAAGAAGGTTGGTAATAATCTGCGAAGTGCTTATTTGTACGCTTCTCAAAATTATTTCCCTCCACAAGGGGTTTTACCCGATGAATTGTTGTTTTCATCGCCCCAATACAACACCTGGATTGAGTTGATGTACGACCAGAATCAGGAAGATATTCTGAAATATGCACACGATATCATCGACAATGGTTTTCCTCCGGGTGTGTTAATGATCGACGATAACTGGCAGGAAGATTATGGGAAATGGGATTTTCATCCGGGGCGTTTCCCAAATCCAAAAGCAATGATGGATGAGCTGCATGATCTAGGCTTTAAAGTAATGATGTGGGTTTGTCCGTTTGTAAGTCCCGATTGCGATGTGTATCGCGATTTGGCTTCAAAGGGTGCCTTTCTGATAAATGCCGATAAAGTTCCACAAAATTCAACCATGCCAACTAATATAGGTGGTAAAGATAAACCTGAGATTGTTGGGTGGTGGAATGGTTTTAGTGCTGTACTCGATTTGTCGCAACCAGTTGCGGAAGAATGGTTTAAAGCTCAATTAGATTATTTGCAAGATGAATACGGAGTTGACGGATTTAAATTAGATGCCGGCGATGCAGAATATTACACCAAAGGTGTTAGCGCAAGCAAAGTTTCTGCCAATGAGCAATCATCTTTATTTGGTAAAATAGGACTGGATTATCCATTAAACGAATACCGGGCAGTTTGGAAACTGGGAGGACAACCACTGGTTCAGCGCCTTCGCGATAAGGCACACAATTGGCCCGATTTAAGAAAACTGGTTCCATCCATGCTTCTTCAGGGAATAATGGGCTATTACTTTAATTGCCCCGATATGATCGGTGGAGGCGAATTCACTTCTTTCCTTAACGGCGCAACCATCGACCAGGAACTGATTGTACGATCGGCACAGTGCCATGCCTTAATGCCAATGATGCAGTTTTCTGTAGCTCCATGGCGAATTTTAGACGAAGAGCATTTTGCAGCGGTAAAAGCTGTTGTTGAGGTAAGACAGGAATTCAGTGATTATATTTTGGAAGAAGCTAGAAAAACAGCAAAAACAGGTGAACCAATCATTCGTTCGCTTGAATATGCTTACCCGGGGAATAAATATGGTTTGGTGAATCAACAGTTTTTAATTGGTGATAAACTACTGGTAGCACCTGTTGTAGAAAAGGGTGTAACAGAACACAAGGTTTTTCTTCCCGAGGGAAAATGGAAAGCATGGAATGGGAAAGTGTTCAAAGGAAATAAAGAAATTAC
Above is a genomic segment from uncultured Draconibacterium sp. containing:
- a CDS encoding sulfatase — translated: MTKPTKKKRMKHVVPNRKIITLIFVTIIVLTAFLSSCTQSEKNCNPAPNILFCIADDASWQHFGAYGCDWVKTPGFDRVAESGLLFQNAYTPNAKCAPSRSCIITGLNSWQLKAAANHVPFFPQEFHSYVEILSENGFLVGTTGKGWAPGKALDKEGKNRELTGKFYNYIKLTPPTKLISDIDYTANFKSFLKERKDKQPFCFWYGGIEPHRFYEYGSGAKIGGKDIKEIDEVPAFWPDVDTVRNDLLDYAFEIEHFDAHLTKMLHHLNDIGELENTIVIVTADNGMPFPRVKGQVYEYSNHLPLAIMWPKGIKNPGRKIRDHVNFIDFAPTFLEIAGINFSKSKMQKMEGRSLTEIFNSEKEGQVIPERDFVLVGKERHDLGRPGDTGYPVRGIFKNNMLYLHNYHIDRWPAGNPETGYLNCDGGATKSYILNQRRHSAEMKYWELNFGKRTSEELYDIKADPYCMNNLIDNPDYASQAATLKNEMKEKLTQQNDPRILGNGKVFMSYPYAEDNRGMYEKLMAGEEVNTGWVYDSDFELDFVENNKK
- a CDS encoding RagB/SusD family nutrient uptake outer membrane protein yields the protein MKNINRLLVIFVFAALFVSCNEDYLDRPPLDKISSEAVAQSEGYAEAYLWEIYAFMPNGFCRTSGHNMGGYGGTSMIDQSTGIAVSKSGWIETQNVITPGKMSPTNNPYNNWKQLYQSIYKANNLIEILDAGVEFDADVAARIKAEARFVRAFQYFDLARRWGDVPLITETQSAENIEDVLVARTPVADVYAFIDTEYAAIAEILPSAKDLPDSELGRATKEACWAFNGRAQLFAKNYARAAEMSKKVMQSGAYQLADDYEALFSDHGGNKEVIWELLFNGAEKGNGIDMVGLPFTYRADWGAQINPTQEFIDEYEMKDGSKFDWDNPEHAAAPYENRDSRFSATILHHGSPFKGRDLDVLCKWDADLGKYVGVGGDAPLRTGLHTISGYYVRKFMDPTAPFGINFGEGKQSWKEMRLAEVLLNYAEAQNEIAGPDASVYDAINQVRVRAGQPELPSGLSKEEMVEKIRHEKLIELALEGHRFWDIRRWGIAKDLLHEKYWTGMMVYENEDGTFGYHKYPMDFRPKQIFLDKHYLFPIPQGEMEKNPNLAQNPGY
- a CDS encoding TonB-dependent receptor, with the protein product MKSKIVLEGLRFSLVCVFCMMMNLSLTAQDAKQVKGKVSDSDGEPLPGVTVVERGTSNGAVTDIDGNYSVTVPADCILQFSFVGMTTQEVPVEGKSTINVTMQADVIGLEEVIAVGYGTQKKADLTGSVSQIGGEKLLAAPTPNLSTALTGKMTGVITRQTSGQPGEDNATFYIRGKSTFGNNSALVLVDGIERDFKRIDPNEIESVTILKDAASAAIYGARAANGVILITTKRGGNMEPSVTYTGTFGVQSPTFKPEMMDAGQFARYFSEASANQGDLPPFTNEQIQQYENGTLPHTDWWGEVMDDTAPIQQHNISINGGTKKTKFFVSLGYLDQGGLYDLAWLKKYSVRSNIDTEITKDLKLSLDIAARQEKDSESPDEAWNLLLNSQPTVRPYVPDHIEPGGLHYNGTNVSPIGRALHSGYEEDKRSIFQSTLSAQYSFPFIKGLNAKFSFSYDQTDSKNKEWKLPYTFYVYDEANDIADEFQSLSKISLSQRSAEWNQKTLQASLNYDRTFGEHNVSGVFVYEQAEISSDNIWAYREQFLSDAIDQLFAGSNINKDNNGSAYETARKGYVGRVGYNYKGKYYAQVNARYDGSYNFPDEGRWGLFPAFSFGWRMSDESFMENVEWLDNLKFRASWGQYGNDRISAYQYLSGFAFNNGKGMILGDGNLSQAIRETSLANPDITWETATSSNIGFEYAILNGKISGEFDYFNKRTEDILMYRNASVPQTFGASLPRENLGIVENNGFEAILRYNEQIGEFRFNIEGNVTFAKSEVIEIDEPVDVPDRLKRTGLPFDQFFGLEAMGLFTSQSEIDSWAIQDNNDNSSIQTGDIKYVDYSGPDGEPDGVIDGYDIHQIGRSQIPELVYGFNLSANFRNWDLTANFQGASRYDQYTFIDGFGLKSNSMAVLTDAYHENNPDGKYPRQYVGQKPNNKEFSSFWLNKGNYLKLRNVELAYTLVDINFLNSVGIDHVRLSVSGNNVLTLAKYKVFDPERPYKSGNPLYYPQMKTWNFGVNVKF
- a CDS encoding glycoside hydrolase family 31 protein, with amino-acid sequence MKALSLIVLALVLFGFNTVAKDKKPIQKLWWAGITSQGQLMPITKTYQANFIGDTYGNQVQPLLLSNHGELVWSEKPFSFKIENGEVKIQEAKGEIIKKKVGNNLRSAYLYASQNYFPPQGVLPDELLFSSPQYNTWIELMYDQNQEDILKYAHDIIDNGFPPGVLMIDDNWQEDYGKWDFHPGRFPNPKAMMDELHDLGFKVMMWVCPFVSPDCDVYRDLASKGAFLINADKVPQNSTMPTNIGGKDKPEIVGWWNGFSAVLDLSQPVAEEWFKAQLDYLQDEYGVDGFKLDAGDAEYYTKGVSASKVSANEQSSLFGKIGLDYPLNEYRAVWKLGGQPLVQRLRDKAHNWPDLRKLVPSMLLQGIMGYYFNCPDMIGGGEFTSFLNGATIDQELIVRSAQCHALMPMMQFSVAPWRILDEEHFAAVKAVVEVRQEFSDYILEEARKTAKTGEPIIRSLEYAYPGNKYGLVNQQFLIGDKLLVAPVVEKGVTEHKVFLPEGKWKAWNGKVFKGNKEITVSVSLSDLPYFEKL